The following are from one region of the Nicotiana tomentosiformis chromosome 7, ASM39032v3, whole genome shotgun sequence genome:
- the LOC104100352 gene encoding uncharacterized protein — translation MDTYVSANGKEGNNLSRHSIVKKLKGCYQSPVVEIVRALPQLPTKPSNALGPVTPDSIREGGDHVDVCWSPVSSLPRTLCFNSQQYGNLVYSNEGSPRTPKGLVCNPFAPGPDELLLAPQCKKYFTDSRTKVMRQLNFEELLNFDGNVDHTDNMGSVSEDEMLFESLYNSLLEVITSEQTEGLHAKASTPLSDSDGYKTPSCAPRLSRVADTCPDAPRRPANRFKNIDKGLCKKLTF, via the coding sequence ATGGACACCTATGTCAGTGCCAATGGAAAAGAGGGGAATAATTTGTCTCGGCATTCCATTGTTAAGAAATTGAAGGGCTGTTATCAGTCTCCAGTAGTGGAAATTGTTAGAGCATTGCCTCAATTGCCAACAAAACCATCTAATGCTCTCGGTCCAGTCACTCCTGATTCCATCCGAGAAGGTGGTGACCACGTAGATGTGTGCTGGTCACCAGTGTCTTCTCTTCCGAGGACTCTTTGCTTCAATTCTCAACAATATGGCAACCTGGTTTATTCAAATGAAGGAAGTCCACGAACTCCAAAGGGGTTGGTCTGTAATCCATTTGCTCCTGGACCAGATGAACTCTTGCTTGCCCCGCAGTGCAAGAAATATTTTACAGATTCACGAACCAAAGTGATGCGTCAGCTTAACTTTGAGGAGTTGCTGAATTTCGATGGAAATGTTGATCATACAGACAATATGGGATCTGTCTCAGAGGATGAGATGCTATTTGAATCGTTGTACAATTCTCTTCTAGAAGTTATTACCTCAGAACAAACAGAGGGTCTTCATGCTAAAGCCTCAACTCCACTTTCAGATTCTGATGGATACAAGACACCTAGCTGTGCACCTCGTCTTAGTAGAGTTGCTGATACTTGCCCCGATGCTCCTAGGAGGCCTGCAAATCGATTTAAAAATATTGACAAGGGATTATGCAAAAAGCTTACATTTTGA
- the LOC138895832 gene encoding uncharacterized protein, translating into MLSQVQLNIPLVDVLHEIPKYAKYIKDIVAHKRRLTEFETVALTEQCISRVQNKLSQKLDPGSFTILVRLGNIDVGRALCNLGASINLMRLSLFKQLGLGAPRPTTVMLQLANRSMAYPEGVIEDVLLQIGKFIFPGDFIIIDYKADE; encoded by the coding sequence ATGCTTAGCcaggttcaattgaatattccattggtggatgtacttcacgaaattccaaagtatgctaagtacatcaaAGATATTGTAGCTCACAAGAGGAGATTGACTGAATTTGAGACAGTCGCACTTACTGAGCAGTGCATTTCAAGAGTCCAAAACAAGCTTTCTCAAAAGCTTGATCCTGGCAGTTTCACCATCCTTGTGCGTCTTGGTAATATCgatgtgggtcgtgctctttgtaatttgggggcgagcataaatctgatgcgcTTGTCCTTGTTCAaacaattgggtctgggagctccaagaccaaccactgtgatgttgcaactAGCTAATAGGTCCATggcctaccctgaaggagtgattgaagatgtgttattgcaaattgggaaatttatcttccccGGGGACTTCATTATCATAGATTATAAGGCTGATGAataa